From the genome of Oryza glaberrima chromosome 1, OglaRS2, whole genome shotgun sequence:
TGATCGTAGAGGCTCACGAAGaggctctggatgaagaagagtTATACCACATCTATCAATATGATGATGGCGTTGAAGATGACCTTGACGAGGAAGCTTATTACATGAGCAGGTCTCCGAGCATTCGAATTGGCAACAGGAGGTGGGGTGACAATGGATATGTCAGAGGAGGCAGGAAAGAGGCAAGGCCAGTGAGTCGCCAGTCCTTGAATGACACTGATGCTGGTCCATCCAGGACTCCCAAGAAGAAAGATGTATCAGCATCGGGATCAGGTTCTGTGTCCAAGGAAGTTGCAGGAAGACGAGCAAAACGAGCTCTGAAGCGTGAAGCTGCTGATAAGGCAGCTGCAGAAAAGCACTTGAAGCACCTCCAGAGGTTGGGCCTCAGGAAGGCACCCGAAGCAACAGCTGAAGCAACTCCAGAGGTTGAACCTCAGCTGAACGAGTGATTTTCACCAACTTCTGTAGATAATGGTGCtgtgaagaaaactgcagcccTTGGGTCACCCGAATAATCTTCCATTGTGAAGGACTGGAGCGTGGCCTTGTATCGTTGGCAAACTTGCCGATTTGTACAGTACTTTAGTTTCACAAATTACTCGTAGCATTGAACTGCACATCAGTCTGCACCAGATGCGGCGATGCAATGCGGTTTACCTCAATCTGATAATACTTTCAGTTACCGGGATTCCTCTGATGCAGAGGACCCTGAACTAGGAGAATGTCAGTTGCTAGCTCTGCTAGTATTCTGTGCTGCAATGTATCAGTTTAGATAGAATGTTGCATGTGACTATCCTCCGATAAATGAAATGAGGAACCTGGTCTTCTTGCATGTATTGTGTGACTATCAGTTGAATGAATCTTTTAGCCAGCGTTGTCTAtccatcagatattcagatggTTGAAAATGAAAGTTGTTGGCGAGCGGTATACGCAGTTGCAGTTGATGGCGTGATGCAACACAGAAAAAGTGTGCACAACTTATTTGGCCGCACGCGTTGATCGCCAATCCGCAGCGAACAGTCGCAGAGCGCCGgtgaaccaccgccgccggttcACTTTGACCCTTTGAGAGCAGGTACAACAGCAGACTATACGTATGACAGGTGgaactatatattatatattaatagtatagtaagtataTTAATAGTggaactattgtatgaattgattattagattagctatagatgaattagagctagtagtgggctatactattaaatttgctctgaTACGCGTCTGCAAACTGTATAGGTGTGGAGTTTAGCGCAGCCCACGGGCCTGTTGAGGCCTTGACGGGCTTCACTCAGTAGCAGCTATCGGCCCAGCCCAGAGAATGCACTGCTTGTGGATGGACTTGGGCCCAGTTTGGTAGAGCCCTTG
Proteins encoded in this window:
- the LOC127780678 gene encoding uncharacterized protein LOC127780678: MAAAAASASSSSSSSSSAESVPLPTTTLPIDKAAAVGGGGDRAVDCGVCAICLDKIALQETALVKGCDHAYCVTCILRWASYKQTPQCPQCKHPFDFLSVHRSLDGCIHDYMFEESVCLLLRATWFEPLIVEAHEEALDEEELYHIYQYDDGVEDDLDEEAYYMSRSPSIRIGNRRWGDNGYVRGGRKEARPVSRQSLNDTDAGPSRTPKKKDVSASGSGSVSKEVAGRRAKRALKREAADKAAAEKHLKHLQRLGLRKAPEATAEATPEVEPQLNE